The nucleotide sequence TTTTCCCTTTGTGTCATCAGTGTGAAGTGGAAGGGGTCCTTCCCAATGTGACGGTCACTCTCACCCTGCCACCCAATGGCTCACCACTGATGGATGTCCTGGTCCACCCTTGTGTGTCTTCACTGGATGCCAGTGTTCTGACTGCCATGAGTGTTGAGGACTGTGACAGCTCTGCCTTCTCTGGCCCCTACAAgttccccttctcccctcctcttgaGCCTTTCAGGCTCTGCAGCTACACATCTCAGGTATACAAGTCCAGAGCTTGTAAAAATAGCTAAATACATGCATTCACTCCTTCATACATTGCTGTCTTCATCTCTTGTCAGATTGAATGATGTATTTTCTCAGGTCCCCGTGCCTCCCATCCTAGGCACCTATCAGCTAAAGGATGATGATAACCAGTTGCGTATTACTGTGAGTCTCAAACTTCACGAGAGTGTGAGGAACAGCTTTGAATACTGTGAGGCACATCTGCCGTTCTTTAACAGGTAACCTATGCACATATAAACAAAACATAACATCTCACATTGATGATGCACTTCCTGATGTCAATATAGTAGCTTATTACACATAATCATCCCTTCTAGTGTTGCTTGAAATGCAGTGTTTCTGGAATCTTGTAAAGAAACACATCTCGACTTGAGGTTACGTTTAACCTCTGACCCATGTGTCGTTGCAGGGACCAGATGGGTAGTGTGGATGTGAAAGTGAGCTCAGGACAGCTGGAGGTGTCCAAGGAGAAGAACCTGCTGGTCTGGGTCCTCGGTATGTCTCATTGGTCTGGGGACAACATTTACACTGCAATGACCCAACTTACCACATATTTAAGTTTCAAATACCCTTTGTTTATGGAAAAACAACGTGCATATTCTGCCTTGCCACTCTTTAGGCCAGAAGTTCCCCAAGTCCCGCGAGGTGTCACTAGAGGGCAGTGTGAGTTTTTCAGGGGAGCTCCCAGGACCTACAGATCCTCTCTGCACTGACCTTACAGCCTACATCAAAGTAAGTCAGATTCTTTCTAGACATTGGAGATACATCTAAAACTTAACATACCAGAAAAACTTTTCCTTCATGTTTTTCAGTTGTACTTCCGAGTGCCAGACGTGACTCTGTCTGGATGCTGTGTGGACCAGCATTCAGTGCAGGTCTATTCCTCTGCAAAACCTCGTATAGTCACATGTGAGTGAGAGATTTGGGTTCTAATGCTGGTTTaattattttcaattaaaatatatttatgaAAAACATGTATTTGTAAAGTGTGAAGTCTGAATGtacgctctctcttctctctgcagccCGGGAGTTGTTATCCTCAGAATACTTTATCTGGAACTCAACTGGAACTGCACCAGTGTCCTCTGGACACATGATGCTGTAGGATGGAACTGTACAGTATAGACCAGCATTGAGGAAATGACTACTTCGTCCATATCTGGGATGGGTCAAGCACATGATGGATCTCCAGAGCATAAGATCATTGCTGGACAACAGACACTGCTTTGGATTCTGGTGATAAGGTTTGAATCTGTGTAACAAACAGCATCCAACATTATGAACACAATGGTCAAAGTGCTGTAACTGAATGGCTTGTATCTGTTGTTCTGACAGCCTTGGTCTCATCTAAGACGCAAAATGCAATTTCTCATTCGTACTGAACAGACCAATCCATTTTCAGTGAAAGAATATGCCTTAAAGgtagaatccttaattgaaacaataacaaagtgtccaccccacctctgttttggtaaaaagctgagggatgggcctggagaaatgtaaccactcccAAAATCATAGACATAGCTATGGTTGcaaggactgactatccatgatataaaaatgatagttttaactatgttttgaggctatacagtgctttttgttttacattgttcacaaacattggagtaaaacaatctTATATTTTTGGTTCTATTGGGGTATGACTGTAGAGTTAAGCTCATGagtcatttataagttatattcttcaagaatcaatgggtataaaTGTATATATCCTTAATGTATGTCCAAAAATGAATGTAGCTACTAAGGATTTTAGCTTTAAATACAGATAATGGTTATTCAACTGAATCTTACTAAAGAGTATTAGTACTGGAAAGAGAAAATATTGAATTATTGCAATTAAATATTGATGTTAATACAATAATGTCTGCATTtgtgtacatttttatttattgatGCTGCCAGTTCCTATATTTTGGAAATGTTTGGACATCCCACTCCACTGGCCACATCTCTTTAGAGAGAGGGGCCACCCCTAGCTCTGACAGTCCCACTTCAGTGCCTCTCCATCAGCCAGATAATTAGCAGCTGGGGCCTTGTTGTTGGCTGGAGCTGAGGTCCTGTGGGAGATGGGGCTTGGGATGTGAAAGGGTAGGCTGATCTGGGCAGCGTCTGTGCCACAAAGAGCCTCTCAGGAGAACTGGCAGGTCTCCCTTGTCCCCCCCTCTGACTGCACTGCCTGTCAGCCAGTGGTCTCTTCAAATACCCAGCCTCTCCAGCCTGAGATGGAGCACTGAACAACCCTCTAAAGTTGAGGCCTCCACCACCCCCAGCTGGCCAGATGACTGGCTAAGTGGAGAAACACTTGTAAAGAGAAACAGGGTGTGGTGGCCACCTTAAATATTGCATGACAAAAATTGGTTCAGCATAAGGGTTGGATTCAAATAATTGCAATTTGGTTAGAGTACAGCTCATTCACACATGACCATGATAAGAAAGTCCTGTCAATTAAAAGAAAATGCATAGGTATACATGTAAGTGTCTGCAAAACACATTTTAAGAGCCCTATCCTAGACTATTTCCCTACACAAACATCTGGATGTTATTTCTAAGTGTCCTTAAGATAACCAAGCTGTGTTTCCTAAGACATACAACAGCCTGTCTTTAGTAAGGAAGGAATACAGTATATTGGTCATATATACACTGCTAAGTATGTGAACATCTGGTAGTTGAAGTGTTAAAGCAGATGGAGATTGTGATCCACTTTGAGTGTGTTCCACTGCAGCCAGATTCTTCTGAGTGTTCTATTGTCAAGTACTGGCCTCTCTTGCCCTCCTTGCTGGTGCAATCGCCACATTCTCATGTGGATTTCCACCCAGAAGACTGACCATGACCAATCCTCTGTCAATTGGAACCAATTACTCACACGGCATCCTTCACCTTTTTATGTAGCAGTATGCTGTGGCAGACACCCACCCTCCACATTGATTTGGCTTTAAGACCCAGTGTGTGTTTTTGAAGGGGCAGACTGCTCCAAAGCTCTTGAGCATCCCAGCCTGTTGTCAGCCTGGCTCATGGAGTCAGTGCAGTCACTGGGTTTGTACTGGCAGACGTGGCATTGTTGGTTAAATAAGGCTTGCTAAATGAATGGGCACGTTTAACAAGCCTCTGCTAGAATGCCTTGAACCCACATATCATACAACTAAATTGAGATGCTGAATTTCGGGAGATGTTTTGAAGCAATTGATTTGATACATTGACTTGTTTATCAAATAGTAAGCCTACTAGGTTTATGAACACCCATGGTTTTTGTCTTTTGATCATCTTTGTGCTCACCTGTGGAACCCACATAATACTAAACAGAACACAAGAAAAGGAGCACCACATTGATTTGCTCACAAAAAAACTCAATTTGTGATCAATGACCAATATATAATGgtataatatatatgtatatatgaataATCATTGGCCCAGGGACCAAGACTGATCGACATATGTCCTTTCCCTCACACTGTCACGCATACTACGACATCCAGTGGTAGGGCTAGAGAACATGTTACTGAGTTCTGTCGGTGTGTCGCACTATAAAAACAACTTAAATTGGATTTATAGATGTCTTATTCTTAATTAAATTATTTCATAAATGTTTTTGACTTCTTGTTCTTGACATTACAACAACACTGTTCCTAAGATTGTATGCGACTTTGAGTGTCGTAAAGTTGTTTTTCGCACAGTAAATGCTTTACGGCAGCAATAATTTTGACAGGCAGAAGCTAGCCTAGCAACAAACTTTAGAAgttattagctagctacagtacatgagTTGGGTTAGCTACAGAAAATAAATTATATACTTTAAAAACAGATTCGCAACTGGTGGCAACTTTAACCGTGCAAGCGACTTTTTTTCgctctagctaacgttagctggctaaacGCACTGTCTGCATGCGAACAATAACGAAATCAACAACAACATGCCAACCATGGGAATGGCTGAAATAGATTCCAGCAGTTTCGACGGGGTGCTAACATGCAGCAAAGAAGTGGTGGtgatggagggagacagggaagaCCTCGGGACGCTGTGCGCTGAAGAAGATTTGGTGGCATCCGCGCTTGCTGCCACTATCACCTCTCAAGTTATTGTGGAAGAACTGAGAAGGCTTGGGTTATGTTCAAACATAGAGGGAGACGTGGAGTACGTACCATACGAGTCTGAACTGCAAATGTCAGACATCAAAAGGCTTATTACCAAGGACTTGTCAGAGCCTTATTCGATTTATACATATAGGTATTTCATTCATAACTGGCCTCAACTCTGCTTCATGGTACGTAGAGCTATAAAGTTGTTAGCTAGCTGACTTAACTCAACGATTTACGGTGGAGTTGCGTGTGGGCGGACTGGAGTTCCAACATCACATAAAATAACAATGTCGTGTGTAATTGCCGGCAATTATTTACTTTGGGTGCTGAAATCGAGagttaaaaaaaacacaaaaaatgaCGTTTATATGTGACGTCGGATCTCCAGTACGCCCACACTAGTTGCAAACTCAACTCCATCGTAAATCGTGGAGTTGCGTTTAATCGGATATAAAGTTGTATGGATTTTAGGAACTGATCATGTATTGTAGTTTGCCACTACCAGGCTATGCTCAGGGCTGAATATGGTGTGTTCGGGCTGGAGAAAAAGCCTACACACCTGCCAGCCAGTAGATAATAAAATGTTTTACCTCTCTGTGCCACAGGCGATGGTGGATAAGGATTGTGTTGGTGCCATTGTGTGCAAACTGGATATGCACAAGAAGATTCACCGTGGCTACATTGCCATGTTGGCTGTGGACTCCAGACACAGGAGGAAAGGAATTGGTAAGTGGGAATTAGGAGGATCTCGAAGATGGGTGGGTAAAATTTGTGGAACATTCCAAAAGGTATCTGTTCCAAAAACGTTgtaaataacaaggttgccaacaaacaacgcatacaaagttgtATAGCGGCAGAATAAGGTACCAGGTAGGGAGTAGGCTATTTTATTACGTTTTTCACTCACCAtgtttattctgaaaaatgtctgtcctcactctggtagcctatcgacaaacattaagaataagctacatggtgagttgatgcctattcggcagcTAGTTAGCGAGGTGTATTGATCATGTTACTTTGTATGTgatgtttgttggcaaccttgtatTTTACGAAGATTTTGGAGTCCTGTTGGaacattccacaaattatacccacccctgCATGACTGTGTTATAATGTTTCATGTTTACCTCTAACATGTCATCACTCCTGTCATTTCAGGTACATATCTAGTCAAAAAGGCTATCTATGCTATGATGGATGAGGACTGTGATGAGGTATGTTTATTTTACATAATCATATCTACCCTGGAAGACATTAGGCAAGAGTGGCCAGACGTACCCAATTTCCAGGAACAGTCCCcgattttggtggcctgtccCCGAAAATGTCCCTGATTAGCCCTTAGAAAGAAAAAAGCAACCTTGAAGTTAAATTGGGGCTGATAGTTAAATAATCAAACGCTGTATCCAATCATATTTACATGTATCAATCCCTTTGCCAAACTCGTTTTCTCCCGAGGCTTTGCCGTGGACCTTTTATGAGAACGTTTGACCAGTgatacagagactggactctgtttatcatgcatccttgcactttattacaaatgccaagtcactcacccaccattgcaccTTATACCAAATGGTgggttggacctcactttatatgtGCAGGAAGCTACgtacatttgtatgtgttcatctacaaggcccttttgggtaaacttcctctttacctctgtagtctggtctccttcaccaccagcagttaccatacccggtctgctcggtggttgctacttaaagtccccaggacatttacagtattaggcaagactaCCTTCTCGTCTTGTGCACCAGAGGCATGGCATAGTTTACAATCCACGCTTCATCTAGATGtgttagtgccactgaattaattaattatagaggagtgtaaatgcttttttttaggctggatcatgttgttgaattgtatgttttaattctgTAATATATTGATTGTTGCTGTCTTCTTGGCCAGGtttcccttgaaaaagagactctgggtttcaatgggcttttcctggttaaataaaggttaaataaaaaaaatatgaacacaCCATGGCCAGAAAGTACATGCAACAGCATAGGCTACCAAACCTGGGTGATAAAAAAATTACTAGCTAGGCTTTTAAGAACTGTAGAGGGTTATTCCATTTCTGTGTTTGAAGTATTTTTAAAGGACAATAGCGAAAATTGATAGTTAAATATAGTTCCATGGCATTTTTCCCCCAAACTGTACCCCACTCCCCCacaccacacaaaaaaaaaatcatttctGGTCATAGAAGATAACAGGCCACAGTCTTTACCATAAATAGTGACAAGTTTAAGCTTGATTATAATCTCATTACACCAATACACATTTGAAACTGAAAATGCCATTGAATGCCATTTTGTATAGTATTCAGTATGGAGATAGAGGTAACAATCTCTTACAAATTACTTGGTTTTGTTGACTTTAACAGGTGGTGCTGGAGACTGAGATCACCAACCAATCAGCCCAGAAACTGTATGAGAACCTGGGCTTTGTAAGGGACAAGCGGCTCTTCCAATACTATTTAAATGGAGTGGATGCTCTACGGCTCAAACTGTGGCTCCGGTAGCAATACAGTCAGTGTCTCTGGCTCTGAGACCTCTTTCTCCCAGTCTCAGGAACAAACGTCCTCCCTACGAGGGAAACATCAAAGTCACATAAAATCCAGAAAGATCAGGAAGGAAAATTGGAGACCGGTACCACAGTTTTCTTTGTTGAATTGGGAGTACTTCTGGCATTTTAGTGGCCAGTGGAAATgaactgaaaacaaccacgcccTTGACCTCGACCAAACTAAATCAATTACAAACAAAACAACAGCTTGCCTCTgtccttttattttttttaattagagGACTAAAAACATGGCGAAAACACAAGTTGGGAAGAAGAGTAAGACTATGCAAACTGAATGTTTTCATAAAGCCATTTATAAGGGCTATACAGCCTAAATGCTTCAGAAGTCATAAGAAAAGAGAATACCTCTCACTTGATTCAAGAACATAATGCAGCTGTCCCTTGTGTGTTCACTGTGGCCCCCGGTGTGTGGTAGCTGGCCAGTTCTACTCTGTCTCTCTAATCCCACTAAGAGCTTCCATCAGGATTTTCATAAAGGTGGAGAGGATTGCTGCAATAAGCAATTTCCTGTTAGGGTAAAAGGAGCCCTGAAGTCCAATAGATCTTTTCAATGTTGAAGGGAATTGGGGAGCACAAGAGGTCTTCAGTGTGCTTCTCATTAAACAAAAACTCAGCCCCAAAGAAAATACATTCTCTTTGAAGCTAAATTAAACGGTCATTGAGGGAAATTATTTTGTACCATTTGTACGTACCCTTTTTTGTCTCTACCATTGTGTCTAGAGGTCTTGAAGACGTGAAACAAAATATGGTCAGATATCTTTTATGGGTCTTCTTTCAAAAGTGTATCGCAAGACACCTTTCAATTTAAGATGGACAAAGTAATGTATTTGGTAATTCATTGCTGGGATTTTGTACTTTTTGGTGGTAGTATTTTGTCTGTCCATTTTCCATTGTTTTAGAGATTAAGATTGAGTAACAAAATTAAAGTCACTTTTGGTCCTTGAAAAGTGCTATATAACTACCATGTATTGTTAATCATGATGGAAATAAGATCAAAAAgccaaatgtattattttttaatgTGCTTTCTCACCCTTCTCAACATTACGCTGGTGTTACATCAAGCTAATGTTAGACCTTTCCACACCTGTAGTATCACTATCAACCCTAGAGTGCGCCACACACTGACTTCAAACAGGCTGGAATAATAATAACACACTGAGTCACTTTCATAAACACATTTATTTGTTATGGAAAACAGATTTGTTCCCATAATGAGACTTACTTTAACCACAGCTGCTATTTTAATAAAGCAACCCTATGAATACATTCAGGTGATAGTTTAACACTGGTGGTGGACACATTCTCTGAAATAGTTTGGTTATGACAAACCAATATTTTAGTTTGCCATGTGATCATTCAGTAAAAATGCTAACAGTTTAAAAGATAAATGAGCTACAATTTCTGCTTTTCAAAATGAAGTGACCATCTATACACCATTTGCATTTTGCAAACTGAGATTGGAGATCAGATCTAATCCAGATTAGTAAACCTCTCAAACAGCTCCTACTCCAGGTCAGGTTCCcaaatccctctctctccatgacataGACCTCTAATGCCCTCTCTCTGCCAGCCTCTCAGAGGCCTCTTACTAGCCCTCTCACTATCCCCGAAAGAGCTCAAGTGTTTGGGAATTGTATCCCTTTGTTTCTCTGTCTTCCAGTTCAGCATCGAAGGTAAGGTTTTCCTCATGGTCAGTCCACCATCTGTCTCCCCTGCCACTCTGTCTGTGAGAGTATTTGTTTTCCAGTGAGGACTCCTGAGGCCTCCCCATGCCAAGTCTCTGTTGATCAGCTCCTCATCCCTACACAGGCACTGTGGTGGTCCAGGCTGGgactgctgtctctctccctgctccaGGGGAAGGGGGCTTGGTTGGAGGATCTCCTTGAGGTCAAGACTCTCTCCTGTCATCTCATCCCAAAATATGTCCCTTTGGGTTGGCCTGTTCAGCAGATGCAGTCTCTGTATCCCCTTGCCGCTAGGTGCTTCAACTACAGAAGCCAAGGGAGCAAGACAAAGTACACAATCTATTTAAGTACTAGAGCCCTATGGATTGTACGCATCACTTAGAACATGTTCAAGTTGGTGGTACATTTTTTTTAGCCTGGCTGATGCGACTCACGTAGTACACAGCGAGGGAGAGCTGTGACACTGCAGTCAGGAAGACTTTGAGTTTGGTGTCAGCCAGATTAACAAAATGTTTCCAGTCTCACCATTATCTATGTAGATTGTCCTCTCGTGGACCCGCTGCTCTCGGACTCGTCTCTGGTGGGCTCTCCTTCTTCGCTGGGCCTGTTGACTGAGGACCATCTGTGCCTCCAGGAGTCCTCCCTACACAACCCACACAGCCAGAGAGACCATGCATGAGTCACCACCAAATGGTCATTTTAAATATAATATAGTCACATGTCATGGTATACACATAATGCATCAATGATATGCTACAGATAAAATGTTGATCCCTAGATCCTGCCCTATGCAATGAAACATGAAAATGTACAAAttgttatatacagtatgtcgGTTTGTGAGggagtgtgtgcgtgcacgtgtgtgtttgcCTGGTAGTGGGGTTTTTCCTGTTCCCTGTACCCTGAAAGCGCATCCCATTGAGGGCCAGTCAGAGCTGTAGACCACCCCACTTTCCACTCCACCAGCGTTTTAATCAGGCCCACTGGGACAGAAGGGGCCCAGGCTCGCAGCTCACCagctgctctcgctctctctggtaAATTACCTCTCATAACAACATTCCTGACTAAATCAAATCCCATGTAATTGTTTTGGAGACTGAGGAACATaagcatgtacagtgcattcaaaaagtattcataccccttgacattttccacattttgttgtattacagcctgaatttaaaattgatcatTTCGATTTtttaaaaacctttatttaactaggcaagtcagttaagaacaaattcttaattttacaatgacggcctaccccggccaaaccctcccctaacctgggcgacgctgggccaattgtgcgccgccttatgtgTCAATGatttacatacaataccccataatgtcaaagtggaattacgtaaaataaataaatgaaaagctgaaatgtcttgagtcagtaagtattcaacccctttgttatggtaagcctaaataactacaggagtaaaaatttgcttaacaagtcacataagttgcatggactaactctgtgtgcaataatagtgttgaacATGATTTGTGAATAACTACCCTATCTCTGTACCTCacaaatacaattatctgtaatgtccctcagtccagcagtgaatttcaagcacagatttaaagacaaagaccagggaggttttccaatgcctcgcaaagaagggcacatacTGGTATATGGGtttaaacattttaaattaaACAGCAGACATtgcatatccctttgagcatggtgaagttattaattacactttggatggtgtatcaatacacccagtcactacagagacccctcttcatattttcaagcatggtggtggctgcattatgttatgggtatgctggtCATCGGCAAAGACTAGGGAGATTTTATGgataaaaagaaaaggaaaagagctaagcacaggcaaagtcctagaggaaaacctggttgagtctgctttccaacagacactgggagacaaatccacCTTTTAGCAGGATAATAACTTGAAATACAAGGCCAATTATACACTGGAGCTagttaccaagacgacattgaatgtcccTGATTGGCCTAGTTAGTTTTGACTTCAATCggcatgaaaatctatggcaagacttgaaaatggctgtctagcaaacCAACTTGACagtgcttgaagaattttttaaaagaataatgggaaaatattgtacaatccaggtttgcaaagctcttagagacttacccagaaagacacaaatatcatcgctgccaacggtgattctaacatgtatttactcaggggtttgaatacttatctaatcaagatatattcatgttttattttccatttagtatattttttgttgaatttttcttccactttgacattgcagagtattttgtgtagattgtggacaatgaattacaattaaatccattttgtaacaacaaaatgtggaaaaagtagaggggtgtgaatactttctgaaggcactttaaaTCCATTACATTATCTATCTGCACCTGCGGATGGCGGCCGGTGCCATCGTGTGCACCCTGGCTGGGGGTAGAAAAGTGGAGGACACCCCCATCTCTCCAGTCTCTGCCCTGTGACAAGAGAAAGAGAACAAACCAAACACAAGCATAAGGTCTTAAAAACAGCGTCAAAATTGACAAAGGCTTTGTATACATGTCAACACAGCATAAACAGAGACAAAATGGCACTGatgtttttgtatgttttttttaccATGGCCATGTGATTGGCAGTAACCTTGAGGCCTGCACTAAGAGGGGCCAACGGTTGCAACGCctgaggagagagaatgatgggaGGTCTGCATgggtacacatactgtacagtacatcacAACAACAGTCAATGCAATAACACAGCCACTCTTCCCCCAATGTGGAGTCCGAGACACTAAATTGAAATACAATTTATTTCACAGAGATAGGAAAATAAAGTAGGAATTTAGGAACACTTGAACAAGAATGTTTGTGACAGTTTGTAGTAAAATGGTAGTGAAAGCTAAACTGTTCTGACCTGTAGTCTTCGTGGTGGATGAGAATGAATGATGCTTGGTCCACAAATGTTGCTTTGACTCTGTGGGAGGCTGCTTGCTTCATATGATGATTCTtacacacatgcatatacacacatagacacacaagaCAGTTAAGCCTTCATGATGATGACAACCACATTTGGAGACAAAAGAATCTGTCTACTGACCTGTAGATAGTGGTGGGAAGCTTGCAGAGTTTTCCAGTTTCAGTGGGGGCAGCTGGATAGTCTTACTATGTCCTAGAGGCCCATGTGGCTCCAGTGGGGTTGGCACAGCAGGGATGGTCCATTGTGAGGTGGGATGACTGGCCTGCTGTTCCTGGTTTCCCTCTGGCTGACTGTGACACGGGGCCACCTGACTCAGCCTGGACCTGGATCCTGTAGAGCCCATAGTCCACCACTAGCCCTCTGCTATGGCCGTCAGGCTGCTATGCTATGCTTTTAGCGAAAGTCTGTTGGTCAGTCAAGCAATCACACTCTAATTTGGGTTTGTTAATATTATGAATAttaatatattattataatattatctAAATTACTTTGTGTTGAAATCAGAAGAACTTGTCTCACCTCACTTGTTTTGAGTCCTCCGCTCATGTTCTCTCATTCGTTTGGCTGAATGTGGTGTGCCGTGCTCCGCCACGGCTGCTACGGTTCTTGATGTACTGTAGTTTACTTTTCTTTCTTGATAAATTAGCATAGCCCTTTGGTATGACACCATTAGTTACATAATAACTTCCCTAGTTAGTTGTGGTGGCATACATCTCAGGTATCCATTCTGTATGTTGCAGCTGTACAAGTGCAGTAACAGTTTTGGTTGTGGTTAAAATGGAAGGTCTGTGCCCCCATCCCTGTCTTTATACTTCTCATTATAATGAGCTGTGTTTCTATGACAACTCTCCCTACAGGTTACTTTGTAACTCCAAGTTAATGCTTGAAAGACCGTGTTTTTTTCTAGCCCCATACCTCTTCCCCTCCACGCTCCAAACTGTTCAGGCATAATAATATATCATTTACAGAATCTGCCTCGACAACATACACTATACTTTCACAGTTTCCAACAAGGAAGTAATTCACAGCAGGACATAGAAATAAAGGTAAAAGTTTGAGAATTACTTTTCAAATGATGAAGAGAGTTTGAACTACCTGCATAACATGGAGATGCTGTACTTTGTTCTGTCTCAGTGTGTGGATGTGCAAATCATCAGTAATGAGGATTTAAACCCCTCCCTACATTCGTCCACCTCCTCTTTTCTCGCTCATTTGGT is from Salvelinus namaycush isolate Seneca chromosome 28, SaNama_1.0, whole genome shotgun sequence and encodes:
- the ap5m1 gene encoding AP-5 complex subunit mu-1, which translates into the protein MSVRALWIISYERGESVAVRFSRRYPTVEQRAKCMAGSLYVSVPEDGTVLQLLLTELGLSDSDKPYMALRDDCLHQQRSPALELHVEGPSGGVLWPVLVFSQGPLILACLAMVDAPADPRPPLASLFSVSQGLTLLAGLQAFLCGSGSKPDREGLTSRLAMMPSILLQICPLGTPLDIPQPGASSASAMPTPAGTQKQPAWKTGVHRGRAVVNVALTEMVRSMQYGNRNRQDLWDVYGTVTCKCEVEGVLPNVTVTLTLPPNGSPLMDVLVHPCVSSLDASVLTAMSVEDCDSSAFSGPYKFPFSPPLEPFRLCSYTSQVPVPPILGTYQLKDDDNQLRITVSLKLHESVRNSFEYCEAHLPFFNRDQMGSVDVKVSSGQLEVSKEKNLLVWVLGQKFPKSREVSLEGSVSFSGELPGPTDPLCTDLTAYIKLYFRVPDVTLSGCCVDQHSVQVYSSAKPRIVTSRELLSSEYFIWNSTGTAPVSSGHMML
- the naa30 gene encoding N-alpha-acetyltransferase 30, which produces MPTMGMAEIDSSSFDGVLTCSKEVVVMEGDREDLGTLCAEEDLVASALAATITSQVIVEELRRLGLCSNIEGDVEYVPYESELQMSDIKRLITKDLSEPYSIYTYRYFIHNWPQLCFMAMVDKDCVGAIVCKLDMHKKIHRGYIAMLAVDSRHRRKGIGTYLVKKAIYAMMDEDCDEVVLETEITNQSAQKLYENLGFVRDKRLFQYYLNGVDALRLKLWLR